Proteins found in one Megalobrama amblycephala isolate DHTTF-2021 linkage group LG5, ASM1881202v1, whole genome shotgun sequence genomic segment:
- the zfp36l1a gene encoding mRNA decay activator protein ZFP36L1a: MTTAVVSPFFDFSEVINNKNKMLNYSNNILSTPHPVSVPCTGPSLPISNPTGCLLDRKAVGTPSTGVYQRRHSITSPSTKLNQNQFLNIAKADPSLLGSGTGTTGSSNKENRLRDRSFSETGDRLLQKCSGPGGPNSQVNSSRYKTELCRPFEENGACKYGDKCQFAHGIHELRSLSRHPKYKTELCRTFHTIGFCPYGPRCHFIHNAEERRGPPPTPSPLSASNKMERPRLQHSYSFAGFPSSGGLRDSPTSVTPPPIFPPDDLPEWPSSNPFTYSSQELANLFSPSLGSAPLSCSDPSTQAPSSPTTTPYYFRAMSESPQLYESPSSQPDSLSDQEGYQSSSSGSLSGSESPVLDTTRRLPIFSRLSISDD; this comes from the exons ATGACCACAGCCGTGGTGTCGCCTTTCTTCGACTTCAGCGAAGTGATCAACAACAAG AACAAAATGCTGAACTACAGTAACAACATCCTCAGTACTCCGCACCCTGTCTCAGTCCCTTGCACGGGGCCAAGTTTGCCCATCTCCAACCCCACTGGGTGCCTGCTGGACAGGAAGGCTGTGGGGACACCCTCCACTGGGGTTTACCAGCGCCGGCACTCCATCACTTCGCCTAGCACCAAACTCAACCAAAACCAGTTCTTGAACATTGCCAAGGCAGATCCTTCCCTGCTCGGCTCGGGGACGGGAACCACCGGCAGCAGCAACAAAGAGAACCGACTTCGAGACCGctctttctcagagacgggggaTCGCCTGCTACAGAAGTGTTCGGGCCCTGGAGGCCCCAACAGCCAAGTCAACTCGAGCCGTTACAAGACGGAGTTATGCAGGCCATTCGAGGAGAACGGCGCCTGCAAGTACGGTGACAAGTGCCAGTTTGCCCATGGCATTCACGAGTTGCGCAGCCTAAGCCGCCATCCCAAGTACAAGACGGAGCTCTGCCGCACCTTCCACACCATCGGCTTCTGCCCCTACGGCCCGCGATGCCACTTCATCCACAATGCAGAGGAGCGCCGCGGACCTCCTCCAACCCCGTCCCCCCTTTCGGCCTCCAACAAGATGGAGAGGCCACGGCTGCAACACAGCTACAGCTTTGCGGGGTTCCCCAGCtctggaggcttgcgggacagCCCCACCTCGGTCACCCCTCCACCTATATTTCCCCCTGACGATCTGCCCGAGTGGCCTAGCAGCAACCCCTTCACGTATTCCAGCCAGGAGCTGGCCAACCTCTTCAGCCCCAGCCTGGGAAGTGCACCTTTGTCCTGCTCCGACCCCTCCACCCAGGCGCCATCTTCCCCAACGACAACCCCTTACTACTTCAGGGCCATGTCAGAGTCTCCCCAACTCTACGAGTCTCCATCCAGTCAGCCAGACTCGCTTTCCGACCAAGAGGGCTACCAGAGCAGCTCGAGCGGAAGTCTGAGCGGCTCCGAATCGCCGGTCCTCGACACCACCCGCCGACTGCCCATCTTCAGCAGGCTTTCCATCTCTGATGACTAA